The genomic region GATCTTTCAAGGAAGAAGTGGTTACTTAACAGAAATGGTGGACAGAACAAATGACCAGAAATCCCTTATCCTGTGTTCTGTGTCCCGGACTTTCATACTTTCCCGGGGTCGGCGGGAACTGTGCCTAGCCCCAGGTGAGGTACAAATTACCCCTCTCACCTATGGAGAATGGAATAAATGCCTCTCTCCTAATGAAGTTCCCATCAGCATCCAGGAAGTGGGAAGGGTTGAACTGATCCGGGGTTTTCCAGTGCAGCTCATCGTTCAGAGCGGAGGTCAGCAGCGGAATAACCTCTGTACCCTGAAAAGGATCAAAGAGATTCTTGGTAGCTGTTTGAAGCAGAAGTGAgctgtctcttttctttctcatgggAAGAATAAGATTGAGCCATGGCAAATAGAACCAGAGGATGCTTCCTGGCCCCACTGTGGTTTTGCCTACTATCAGCAGTTGCTGCTCTCTTTTTGGACCATAAAAGATTTCTATCTTACAGATTCAGAGAGATCTTTCAAGAAATATACTGAAGTACAGAGAGGTTCCACATTTAGCATAAGATATTCCAACCAGTGTGACTTAATTACAGTCTCTCATTATTCTGGATTCAAACAGCTATCACAGACCACAGTCCAGTGCATGTTTATAACAGTTTATAACAGCTGCCCTGGATCCAAGACAAAGGATTACTTCATAGTTAAATCAAGCATCAGGGCGTctttagatttttcttcttgtctgctTTAAATAAAACCGTGAGGAATCTGTGTAGCATAAGCTGCTGGCCCCAAAGCTCACCTTAGGAATCACATAACCTCGGAAATTCACATCGGTTGGTGTTGCTCGTGATACACCCATTGGGACAATATTGGCaaatctttgtatttcatgTATCACTGCATCCGTgtaaggcatttttttcctgtcctccaACTTAGGCATCTCTCCAGGTTCAATGACGTGGTTCATTTCTTCCTGAATCTTTCcttggaggaaggaaaggagtaAGAAGCTGATATTTCTGCTATCTTGCAACTAGAATAGCCTTCAGTTTGGCCAAGATGAAGAACAGGGAAGACTGTGAGGGGCATTTAGGAAGAGCAGAAAGTGGGACGGGTAAGTCAGGGCATGTTGTCGTTCTTTTATCTTTGCTGTTGAACCAAGGGAGCTTGAATGGAGCCACTACAGGACATTACATGCCCGATTCTGATTGCACACCTTTGTTACCCCATAGCCTTCAAAAGAAGCCAGATCAGGATCAGATCCggaggaggcaggagacctttaGTGACGTAAGCCAATAGCCTGCAGGACAGTAATGCTGGGGGAGCTTTCCTGTGACTGTAGGCTGGCCCTTAGCCTCTCCCACTTGTCTGGGCTGTTTTGTTGCAATCCATTTGAGTAAAATCCCTTTGTAAAGTCAGAGGTTGTTATCTCCCTCGGAGCACTCATAAATAATTACTCTAAACAATACTGAATGAGTTCCACTCCCTTCTATAACCAAAGCCTTAAGCATGCAACAGAATATTGTACAAGAGGACTTTTCAGCCTTACTCTGAATTTCTGGGTATTTCATCATCAGAAGAAGACCCCAGCGCACAGTTGTAGAAGTGGTCTCAGTCCCAGCAGCAAACAGGTCCAGGGTTGAAAACAACAAGCTTTCATTGTGGAACATAGTGTGGGGTTTCTTTGACTCCTTCAAAACAACCAGGTAATAGCCATAAGTTCTACAGCAAGACATACCAGTACATGACTGTGTTGCCACCATTTGTATCTGCATTTTAGCTTTCTGTGATTTCATATGCTCTGGGAAAATAGATGTTTAGTGTTTTAGCATTAGGATGTACACTGTATAGAATTTGTCCTGTTCTGGGTGTGTATCCAGTTCTCAAGTCCAGATACTGGGTCTGTAAGAGCTCAGTTATTGTGATGAAGTTTATCACCATACTGTTCTTGCAGGAAGGTTTGGGATGATCTCCTTGCATGTGCTGTGTGGCAACTTACTTCACCATGTGGGATAATCCTGACAATCGGATCCCCTTAACCAGCAGTTTCAGCAGAGCGATGGAGCGAGTACAGCACTGCTCACTGTGAGTAAGAGCTTTGATGTGTTCTGCCCACTGCAGTTGTTTTTACTCACCTCCAGGCCCTGACAAATGATCAGTCTAATAATGAGTCAGAACtgagaacacacaaaaaaacaagactTAGCTTTAAAGTACCTGTTGTTGCTTCATCAGAAAGGCATCGACAAAACCTGTTAAGTTATTCTCATTAAACTCTTCTTTGTGCTCTTGGAAGAGCTTCTGGAGGAAAGCGTTCAGCTCATTGATATTTTGTAGCACAGTCTTGGAAGCTCCAAAGAGAAATCCAAGGGATGGGTAGAAATTATATAACTGTGGAGCAACAGAAGTCTGTTAATTGGCATTTTGAACATATACGGGTATCTCAAATCACAGTGCTGGTTCCTTGTCCCATGTCCTGACATTTCATGCCATAACTCCCCTACTTTAACTTGTACTGTCCAAGCAGCTACAAATCGCTGCAGAAATAGTGTGCTCTTTTTGTTCTATGTCTGTATAAGTCCTTGCCGTGACTTCTGGGAGACTTAGCTTAGCCACAGCACCATGCTAACACAGCTACACCATTCCTAagagcagcactgagcacagctctgtggtATGCCATGTGGACGTACTGGCTGTCTGGAAGGGGGGGTCTCACCTCCATCCTCCCATGAGAGGTGTGCACTTCTTCAAGGAGACCACTAGCTGACCTAGCAAGCAATTTAGCAAATGTCCTCTGCTTGCAGCTTGTATTAGCTGTTAGCTTGCTAAGATTGGGTTTCAGTGgccaaaacaaaagagaaagaagtttgTCCAAATTGTTTCAGTTTCAGAGGCAGAGTTGAGAAGGCATTTCAGGGCCGATCTCTGATATGGGAGACGTATTGTGCTTCTGCTCTTCAAAGAGGGTAAAATAGTTCCTTTAAtaaagactatttttatttctcttactaATAAGCTGCAAAGACAAAGCCCAGGTGTGTGGGAACCTGTGTATTGGAGGTACAGGTCCACAGATGTGTTCAGTACAGGCTGGCTGGTTGGTAATGTTCTTGTTCTTGCCCCAAGAAACAAGACTTGGGAGGCCATGAGTACAAACACAATGGAATATCCCCTCAAAAAGCTAAAACTTAAAATCAAGCCCTTACCAGCACCATCGGGGAGCCCAACAGCTTGGTATTCTCATTTAACAGCTTCAGCAAAGTTAGAAATGCAGGATCATCGTACTCAAACCTCTCTCCAAACAATATAGAGCAGATGACGTTGGATACAGCGTTGTTGAGTATCATCTTCGTGTCAAATGGCTTCCCTGTATTTCAAGTAGTGCAAACAAATGGCAATGTGATTATGCCCATTGCAATGCAGGAGTATGCTGCTGGGGTAGGGGTGAACAGGCTCTGTTTG from Aythya fuligula isolate bAytFul2 chromosome 15, bAytFul2.pri, whole genome shotgun sequence harbors:
- the LOC116495278 gene encoding cytochrome P450 2K4-like; this translates as MAVMSLLQCMGASSLLYLAAGLVTLLYFLTSLKKTVCNLPPGPRPLPLIGNLNVVDLKKPFQSLTELSKTYGNVFTVHFGPRKAVVLAGYETIKDALLNHADEFGERAEIPIFRKMTQGNGIAFSHGELWKVMRRFTLSTLRDFGMGRRTIEVRILEELNSLVKYFESYQGKPFDTKMILNNAVSNVICSILFGERFEYDDPAFLTLLKLLNENTKLLGSPMVLLYNFYPSLGFLFGASKTVLQNINELNAFLQKLFQEHKEEFNENNLTGFVDAFLMKQQQESKKPHTMFHNESLLFSTLDLFAAGTETTSTTVRWGLLLMMKYPEIQRKIQEEMNHVIEPGEMPKLEDRKKMPYTDAVIHEIQRFANIVPMGVSRATPTDVNFRGYVIPKGTEVIPLLTSALNDELHWKTPDQFNPSHFLDADGNFIRREAFIPFSIGRRACVGEGLAKMELFLFFAGLLRKFVFQAPPGVDKSDLDLTADVGFTLNPMPHLVCAVPYE